AGACGCTCGTGGCCGACCAGGCCGCGGTGACCACGTCGATCCCGATCGTCTCGGGGGAGAAGGCGCCCGACCAGTCGCCGCACGACCGGCCGCGGAACCGCGACCAGCACGAGCAGCAGCAGCAGGCGGCCGCACCCGCCGCAGCATCGACCGCCGACGACGCCGACACCACCGAGGGGGACCGCTGATGCCCATGCTGTCGCGCATCGCCGAGTCGCTGTTCTGGATCGGCCGCTACATCGAGCGGTCGGACGGCACCGCCCGCATCCTCGACGTGCACCTGCAGCTGCTGCTGGAGGATCCGTGGATCGACGAGGACACCGCCTGCCGCTCCCTCCTCAGCGTGATGGGCAGCGACGTGCCGAGCGAGGACGTCCTCGGCCGGGACGACGTGCTCGCCCTCCTCGCGGTGGACCGCACGCAGCCCGCGTCCATCGCGTACTCGCTCGGCGCCGCGCGGGAGAACGCCCGCCGCGCCCGCGAGATCGTCTCGAGCGAGCTCTGGGAGTGCCTCAACACGACGCGCGCCCGCATGCCGAGGAAGATCGCGAACGACCGCGTGCACGAGTTCTTCGGCTGGGTGCGCGAGCGCTCGGCCCTCGCGGTGGGGCTCGTCGAGTCGGGCACGAGCCGCGACGAGGCGTGGCAGTTCTTCACGCTCGGCCGAT
This window of the Clavibacter sepedonicus genome carries:
- a CDS encoding alpha-E domain-containing protein translates to MLSRIAESLFWIGRYIERSDGTARILDVHLQLLLEDPWIDEDTACRSLLSVMGSDVPSEDVLGRDDVLALLAVDRTQPASIAYSLGAARENARRAREIVSSELWECLNTTRARMPRKIANDRVHEFFGWVRERSALAVGLVESGTSRDEAWQFFTLGRSIERADMTARLLATRALTEASGPSWTTILRSCGAYEAYLRTYRGVPSARNAAEFLLLDRLFPRSITHSIRRAEQCLHDIEPRTDRLGVSDQAQRLLGQIRSELEYRPIQEILDDLPRFMDAVQEATSATSEAVRQRYFPTNAAPSWVGENS